Proteins encoded together in one Peribacillus asahii window:
- a CDS encoding (deoxy)nucleoside triphosphate pyrophosphohydrolase, which translates to MKKAVKVVAAIIENKENEILCALRSPNMSLPNMWEFPGGKVEQGEDLPSAIEREIAEELGCKIKANDVFNENTHEYDTFIITLICMKCTIVEGTPIPKEHSKLIWLKRENLSSLKWAPADVPAVEELIIKK; encoded by the coding sequence ATGAAAAAAGCCGTCAAAGTAGTAGCTGCTATTATTGAAAATAAGGAAAATGAAATTCTTTGTGCATTAAGATCGCCCAATATGAGCCTTCCTAACATGTGGGAGTTTCCAGGAGGAAAAGTCGAGCAAGGAGAAGACCTTCCCTCTGCTATCGAAAGAGAAATAGCCGAAGAACTAGGGTGCAAAATTAAAGCGAATGATGTGTTTAATGAAAACACGCATGAATATGATACGTTTATCATTACTTTAATTTGCATGAAATGTACAATTGTAGAAGGCACACCTATTCCAAAAGAGCATTCCAAACTGATTTGGTTGAAACGTGAAAATTTAAGTTCACTTAAGTGGGCTCCTGCGGATGTTCCGGCGGTGGAGGAATTAATAATAAAAAAATAG
- a CDS encoding HNH endonuclease encodes MSHKLQVGEMKTEYLTDQDIWSHFNFIFSSKSKNSTTYKFVLIKSLLENLYNVNEKLELSYDILFSSFSKIYWNLVIHHNLNQINMIGKKAEVQNVLGAIQSCYQIPNTLVFDKLSSEIQVQVIIKVKRKCKINVMGALYGDTDSTLYDFNNKKEYIRINPSYYSFMQRFQRILHYLTNYQLALFLEKFNNEGDTTNLLLKVENVSKRSSLDQFYQVLESFYDGKCFYCGKVIKKKAAAHVDHFIPWSFVQNDQLWNLVIACSTCNLSKNDKLASDYFLEALIDRNEEFLMQSDLFQREDMRVYSEKKLEDLYKYSINNGFTDIWVPKRIIL; translated from the coding sequence ATGAGCCATAAACTGCAAGTAGGAGAAATGAAAACTGAATATTTAACTGATCAAGATATTTGGAGTCATTTTAATTTTATCTTCTCTAGTAAATCAAAAAATTCGACTACATATAAGTTTGTGTTAATCAAGTCGTTGCTTGAAAATTTGTATAACGTAAACGAAAAGCTAGAGCTGTCTTATGATATCTTATTTAGCAGTTTTTCAAAAATTTATTGGAACTTGGTTATTCATCATAATCTTAATCAAATTAATATGATAGGAAAGAAAGCGGAAGTTCAAAATGTGCTTGGGGCCATTCAATCTTGTTATCAAATTCCTAATACATTAGTTTTTGATAAGCTTTCTTCAGAAATTCAAGTGCAGGTCATTATTAAAGTGAAACGAAAGTGCAAAATCAATGTGATGGGTGCATTATACGGTGATACGGATTCTACTCTTTATGATTTTAATAATAAAAAGGAATATATACGAATCAATCCTTCTTATTATTCATTTATGCAACGATTTCAGAGAATACTTCACTATTTAACGAATTATCAGCTTGCTCTTTTCTTGGAGAAATTTAATAACGAAGGAGATACAACGAATTTGCTATTGAAAGTAGAGAATGTTTCCAAAAGGTCTTCCTTAGATCAATTTTATCAAGTGTTGGAATCGTTTTATGATGGGAAATGTTTTTATTGTGGAAAAGTAATTAAGAAAAAAGCAGCAGCGCATGTGGATCACTTCATTCCGTGGAGTTTTGTGCAGAACGATCAGTTATGGAATTTAGTCATTGCCTGTAGCACGTGTAATCTCTCGAAAAATGATAAGTTAGCCTCTGACTACTTCTTGGAAGCTTTAATCGATCGAAATGAAGAATTTTTGATGCAGTCCGATCTCTTTCAAAGAGAGGATATGCGGGTGTATAGTGAAAAGAAGTTGGAAGATCTTTATAAATATTCGATTAATAATGGTTTTACGGATATTTGGGTGCCGAAGAGGATTATATTATAG
- a CDS encoding TrkH family potassium uptake protein yields MKKIKEVNPPKVLVLGFATVILIGAFLLTLPIATEDGKGLSFLNALFTATSATCVTGLVVVDTGDTFSMFGELVILTLIQIGGLGFMTFATFLFLLLGKKISLKERLLLKEAFNNVSITGLVRLVKRILIFTAVIELVGGIILSIRFSYDMPLGKAIYFGFFHTISNFNNAGFDLMGEFRSLTPYVDDPIVVLTVCALITLGGLGFIVMNELYEYRNTRRLSVHTKVVLLATVILTVGATLLIFIFEYGNAKTLGPLSETGKVLGSLFQAVTPRTAGSNTLPIGDLTHSTLFLITFLMFIGAGSGSTAGGIKITTFAVLVATVWSQIKGKEDVVLFRRRIVTETILKALTVALCGLSIVVFMTMALSITEPGHDFMMYLFEATSAFGTVGLSMGLTPELSSIGRILIIFTMFAGRLGPLTVAFAITKRRKSDTFRHIKGNIMIG; encoded by the coding sequence ATGAAAAAAATAAAAGAGGTTAACCCTCCAAAAGTCCTTGTATTAGGTTTTGCAACTGTCATCCTTATCGGAGCCTTTTTATTGACTCTTCCCATTGCCACTGAGGATGGAAAGGGTCTCTCATTTTTAAATGCTTTATTTACTGCTACATCTGCTACATGTGTAACAGGGCTTGTCGTCGTAGATACTGGGGATACATTTTCTATGTTTGGTGAATTGGTCATTTTAACACTCATTCAAATCGGTGGATTAGGATTTATGACATTTGCAACTTTTTTATTTTTGCTGTTAGGTAAAAAAATCTCTTTAAAAGAAAGGCTGCTATTGAAGGAGGCTTTCAATAACGTATCCATTACGGGGCTTGTAAGATTAGTAAAAAGAATATTGATATTCACCGCAGTGATTGAACTTGTCGGTGGGATCATTTTATCGATTCGTTTTTCTTACGATATGCCATTAGGTAAAGCCATCTATTTTGGATTTTTCCATACTATATCCAATTTCAATAATGCCGGTTTTGATTTAATGGGAGAATTTCGGAGTTTAACTCCTTATGTAGATGATCCTATTGTCGTCTTAACCGTATGCGCTCTCATCACACTCGGTGGATTAGGATTTATTGTGATGAACGAACTTTATGAATACCGTAATACTCGCCGCTTATCTGTGCATACGAAGGTAGTATTACTAGCAACCGTTATTCTAACAGTAGGGGCAACCTTGTTAATCTTCATATTTGAATATGGAAATGCTAAGACATTAGGGCCTTTATCCGAAACTGGAAAAGTATTAGGTTCATTGTTTCAAGCAGTGACTCCAAGGACGGCAGGTTCTAATACATTACCAATTGGAGATTTAACACATTCTACTTTGTTCTTAATCACTTTTCTTATGTTTATTGGAGCAGGTTCAGGATCCACAGCTGGAGGAATTAAAATAACGACCTTTGCTGTTTTAGTAGCTACCGTATGGTCTCAAATTAAAGGAAAAGAAGATGTTGTCTTATTTAGGCGCAGAATTGTGACTGAAACGATATTAAAAGCACTGACAGTTGCTTTGTGCGGATTGAGCATTGTTGTATTCATGACTATGGCGCTTAGCATTACAGAACCCGGTCACGATTTTATGATGTATTTATTTGAAGCTACTTCTGCGTTTGGTACAGTGGGACTGTCCATGGGATTAACTCCAGAGCTATCTTCTATTGGTCGTATACTTATCATTTTCACGATGTTTGCAGGAAGATTAGGTCCTTTAACAGTTGCTTTTGCTATTACAAAGAGACGTAAATCAGATACTTTCCGTCATATTAAAGGAAATATAATGATTGGTTAA
- a CDS encoding protein-glutamine gamma-glutamyltransferase produces MIQISGMNFQQSSMWPSGSMESVIVQQMHEHPVVYSYQSLDELSFELKLRKNIIASARAMNQGYAQFEPFSKSRCNPEYWYLTNVGGFQLKHGVRPSDAIQDIYNNSVLYAFECATAKVIIYYHAVLNSLGEYVFNRIFQDLYLYSWHADPELGIQLINTDYFLPGDVVYFNNPEFHPETPWWRGENAVVLEDGAYFAHGVGIGTAEQMIQALNKARMPGSTQSAYLTNSVVRPSFKHLAKISMLSRNYMTYKIQHVVIHHNESSISGDRYRFYFYCK; encoded by the coding sequence ATGATACAAATATCGGGGATGAATTTTCAACAAAGTAGCATGTGGCCTTCTGGTAGTATGGAAAGTGTAATTGTTCAACAAATGCATGAACATCCGGTCGTTTATTCGTATCAGTCCCTCGATGAGTTATCGTTTGAACTGAAATTACGCAAAAACATCATAGCAAGTGCAAGAGCCATGAATCAAGGTTATGCTCAGTTCGAACCCTTTTCCAAGTCTCGTTGTAATCCCGAATACTGGTATTTGACAAATGTCGGCGGATTCCAACTGAAGCATGGTGTAAGGCCATCTGATGCGATTCAAGACATTTACAACAACAGTGTACTGTATGCGTTTGAATGTGCCACGGCAAAAGTGATTATCTATTATCATGCCGTTTTAAACAGTCTGGGCGAATATGTATTTAATCGGATATTCCAAGACCTCTATTTATACAGTTGGCATGCTGATCCTGAACTCGGCATACAACTGATTAATACGGATTATTTCTTACCCGGAGATGTTGTTTATTTTAATAATCCGGAATTTCATCCAGAAACCCCTTGGTGGAGAGGAGAAAATGCGGTTGTTCTCGAAGATGGTGCCTATTTTGCACATGGAGTAGGAATAGGGACTGCTGAACAAATGATTCAAGCGCTAAATAAAGCGAGAATGCCAGGGAGTACTCAATCAGCCTACCTGACAAATTCGGTCGTAAGACCATCTTTTAAACATTTAGCGAAAATTTCGATGCTTTCACGAAATTATATGACTTATAAAATTCAACATGTCGTCATACACCATAACGAAAGTTCAATTTCAGGTGATCGGTATCGGTTCTATTTTTATTGCAAATGA